In the Dama dama isolate Ldn47 chromosome 13, ASM3311817v1, whole genome shotgun sequence genome, one interval contains:
- the LOC133068420 gene encoding mast cell protease 1A-like has product MVLFLLLAALLLFPTGEAGKIIGGHEAKPHSHPYMAFVEYQVSEDIFFCGGFLVCEDFVLTAAHCLGSSINVTLGAHNIREQERTQQVIPVRRAMLHPWYNDKTWANDIMLLQLAWKADMTDAASPINLPRRWQKVNPGMMCSVAGWGRLEVDMPSADKLQEVDLEVQSEEKCIARFRNYNPITQICAGDPNKRKNSYSGDSGGPLVCDGVAQGIVSYGRDDGTTPDVYTRISSFLPWIQTTMRQYKCQGSA; this is encoded by the exons ATGGTCCTATTTTTACTCCTGGCAGCCCTTCTTCTGTTCCCCACTGGGGAGGCAG GGAAAATCATCGGGGGCCATGAGGCCAAGCCACACTCCCATCCCTACATGGCATTTGTTGAATACCAGGTTTCAGAAGACATTTTCTTCTGTGGGGGTTTCCTCGTGTGTGAGGACTTTGTGCTGACAGCAGCTCACTGCTTGGGAAG CTCAATCAATGTTACCCTGGGGGCCCACAACATCAGGGAGCAAGAGAGGACCCAGCAGGTCATCCCAGTGAGAAGAGCCATGCTGCATCCATGGTATAATGATAAGACTTGGGCCAACGACATCATGTTACTGCAG CTGGCTTGGAAGGCTGACATGACGGATGCAGCGAGCCCCATCAATCTGCCCAGGCGCTGGCAGAAGGTGAATCCAGGGATGATGTGCAGTGTGGCCGGCTGGGGGCGACTGGAGGTAGATATGCCCTCTGCAGACAAACTACAGGAGGTGGACCTTGAAGTCCAAAGTGAGGAGAAATGTATCGCTCGCTTCAGAAACTACAACCCCATCACGCAGATATGTGCTGGAGATCCAAACAAGAGGAAGAATTCTTACTCG GGTGACTCTGGGGGCCCGCTCGTGTGTGATGGTGTGGCCCAGGGCATTGTGTCCTATGGAAGAGATGATGGGACAACTCCAGATGTCTACACCAGAATCTCCAGCTTTCTGCCCTGGATCCAGACAACAATGAGACAGTACAAATGCCAGGGATCAGCCTGA